In Candidatus Dojkabacteria bacterium, one DNA window encodes the following:
- a CDS encoding thermonuclease family protein — protein sequence MRTIRKVLKAINPKDLWIFILLLVPAIIVIVINALFRETYLPAIDDIEHENCYLVTEIVDGDTIKINYNGTTETVRLIGIDTPELNLRNSQYPECFAKEAKIKLESLIADQIICVENDNSQLERDKYDRLLFYIFRESDNLFINREMILEGFAYEYTYDTPYKYQSEFISAEDQAITQNLGLWSECD from the coding sequence ATGCGAACAATTCGAAAAGTTCTTAAAGCAATTAATCCCAAAGATCTCTGGATATTTATTTTACTTTTGGTTCCGGCAATTATTGTAATTGTTATAAACGCTTTGTTTAGGGAAACATATCTTCCGGCAATAGATGATATAGAACATGAAAATTGTTACTTAGTTACAGAAATTGTTGATGGCGACACAATTAAAATCAACTACAATGGAACCACCGAGACAGTAAGACTTATTGGCATTGATACCCCCGAGTTAAACTTAAGAAACTCTCAATACCCTGAGTGCTTTGCAAAAGAAGCAAAGATTAAATTGGAATCTCTTATTGCCGATCAAATAATCTGTGTCGAAAATGATAATTCCCAGTTAGAAAGAGACAAGTATGATAGGCTGCTTTTTTATATTTTTAGAGAATCCGACAACCTTTTTATTAATAGGGAAATGATTTTGGAAGGCTTTGCCTATGAATATACTTATGATACTCCCTACAAATATCAATCCGAATTTATATCTGCCGAGGATCAAGCTATTACCCAAAACCTTGGGCTGTGGTCAGAATGTGATTAA
- a CDS encoding regulatory protein RecX has translation MIITEIVPQAKNPNRFNVYLDGKFAFGASINTVADHKLYDSLKISESELSTIINSELFEKLYERCVKYLAKMIRTREQVRQYISNLFFKNRKKWFSDTQSVNENEIADKVITRLLEAKLLNDRYFAQAFIEDRVANKPRGRRLIFSELFSKGISQTLAEEVWNELEIDEMTLLKAVYQKKFGNKKFDSSDQKTVRFLLSKGFDWDDIENLG, from the coding sequence ATGATTATTACAGAGATTGTTCCACAAGCAAAAAATCCCAACCGATTTAATGTTTATCTTGACGGCAAATTTGCGTTTGGGGCATCAATCAATACTGTTGCCGATCATAAACTTTATGATAGTCTAAAAATTTCGGAAAGTGAGTTGTCAACAATTATAAATTCTGAACTTTTTGAGAAGCTTTACGAACGTTGTGTGAAATATCTTGCCAAAATGATACGAACAAGAGAGCAGGTTAGACAATATATTTCCAACCTGTTTTTTAAAAACAGAAAAAAGTGGTTTTCGGATACGCAAAGTGTAAATGAAAACGAGATTGCCGATAAGGTAATTACAAGACTTTTAGAAGCCAAACTATTAAATGACAGATACTTTGCGCAGGCTTTTATAGAAGATAGAGTAGCTAATAAACCAAGGGGCAGACGTCTTATTTTTTCTGAGCTTTTCTCAAAAGGAATTTCGCAAACCTTAGCAGAAGAGGTTTGGAACGAACTTGAAATCGATGAAATGACACTTTTAAAAGCCGTTTATCAAAAAAAATTCGGAAATAAAAAATTTGACTCTTCGGATCAGAAAACTGTACGGTTTCTTTTAAGCAAGGGTTTTGATTGGGACGATATTGAAAACTTAGGTTAG
- the ftsZ gene encoding cell division protein FtsZ — protein MLVTPTVDPVARIKAVGVGGGGGNAINTMISQYNIEGVDFVSVNTDVQALHNSLAPVTVPIGETLTKGLGSGGDWVTGQKAAEESIDQLQEVLAGSDMVFITAGMGGGTGTGAAPVIGKICKEMGALTVAIVTKPFKFEGQRRMDVALEGIENLKGNVDTLITIPNQRLLEIIDKNISFLEAMRKVDEVLAQAVRSISSLVTQTGYVNVDFADVKSIMRDSGSALMGMGSASGENRAEQAAKMATTSPLLNMSMDGATGVLLDIVGGPTMSMHEIDTIAEMVQGAADPSANVIFGASLNEDMGDELQVIVLATGFDEGKQRDLEKGQDLAEPIIKSGGVNLSAGKISSTVSDDDEDMDDLDKPAFLRRNK, from the coding sequence ATGTTAGTTACTCCAACAGTTGATCCGGTTGCTCGAATTAAAGCAGTAGGTGTGGGTGGTGGTGGTGGAAACGCCATTAACACCATGATCTCTCAATATAATATTGAAGGGGTTGATTTTGTGTCAGTTAACACTGACGTTCAGGCTCTGCATAACTCACTTGCTCCTGTTACTGTTCCCATTGGTGAAACATTAACTAAAGGGCTTGGTTCCGGTGGTGATTGGGTTACGGGTCAAAAGGCTGCCGAGGAGTCGATTGACCAACTGCAGGAGGTGTTAGCCGGTTCGGATATGGTCTTTATTACCGCAGGAATGGGTGGCGGAACAGGCACGGGTGCTGCGCCCGTAATCGGAAAAATTTGTAAAGAGATGGGTGCTTTAACGGTTGCTATTGTCACTAAGCCATTTAAGTTTGAAGGACAGCGCCGAATGGATGTTGCCCTGGAAGGTATCGAAAACTTAAAGGGCAATGTTGATACTTTGATAACAATTCCTAATCAGCGTCTTCTTGAAATTATCGACAAAAACATATCTTTCCTTGAAGCCATGCGTAAGGTTGATGAAGTTTTGGCTCAGGCCGTGCGTAGTATTTCAAGCCTTGTAACCCAAACAGGATACGTTAATGTAGACTTTGCCGATGTAAAATCAATCATGCGTGACAGTGGGTCTGCACTTATGGGAATGGGTAGTGCATCTGGGGAGAATAGGGCTGAACAAGCTGCTAAAATGGCTACAACAAGCCCACTTCTTAATATGAGTATGGATGGTGCGACGGGTGTACTTTTGGATATTGTTGGCGGTCCCACAATGTCTATGCATGAGATTGACACAATTGCCGAAATGGTTCAGGGCGCCGCGGATCCTTCCGCCAATGTTATCTTTGGTGCAAGCCTTAATGAAGACATGGGTGACGAGCTTCAGGTTATTGTTCTTGCTACGGGATTCGACGAAGGGAAACAACGAGATCTCGAAAAGGGACAGGATCTTGCCGAACCAATTATTAAAAGCGGTGGAGTAAACTTAAGTGCCGGCAAAATTAGTTCTACCGTTAGTGATGACGATGAAGACATGGATGATCTTGACAAACCTGCCTTTTTAAGAAGAAATAAGTAG
- a CDS encoding acyltransferase yields MKMLFAKILTFFMVLPYRIFAGKRISIGRNFACCPRFIIKGPGKVVIGDNVNAWSFAPQGGVKLITQSKDAVIKIGLGTRLNGTTIFARKLVETGKDCMLSTAIIQDNDFHSKGYWTHHKDLSKPVDSREIKLGDRVFVGGEVVILKGVTIGNDAVVGLRCVVRKDVGPRQTVIGDPQVVIFES; encoded by the coding sequence ATGAAAATGCTGTTTGCGAAAATTCTTACATTTTTTATGGTTTTGCCGTATCGAATTTTTGCGGGAAAAAGAATTAGCATTGGCAGAAACTTTGCGTGTTGTCCAAGATTTATCATTAAAGGTCCGGGAAAAGTAGTAATTGGCGATAATGTTAATGCGTGGTCATTTGCACCACAGGGTGGTGTAAAACTTATCACTCAATCTAAGGATGCCGTAATAAAGATTGGTCTGGGTACTCGGCTTAACGGGACAACAATTTTTGCAAGAAAACTTGTGGAGACCGGTAAGGATTGCATGTTAAGCACTGCAATTATCCAAGACAACGATTTTCACTCCAAAGGCTACTGGACCCATCATAAAGATTTAAGTAAGCCGGTTGATTCGCGCGAGATCAAACTTGGAGATAGGGTTTTTGTTGGCGGCGAGGTCGTAATTTTAAAAGGTGTAACCATTGGGAACGATGCAGTAGTTGGGCTCAGATGTGTTGTTAGAAAAGATGTAGGCCCAAGGCAGACCGTTATTGGTGATCCTCAGGTAGTGATTTTTGAATCATGA
- a CDS encoding FtsQ-type POTRA domain-containing protein — translation MKKRKRFFAIKIPSVRTVFVGFTILVFGFLLYLFYFKITLVSSIEVKYFSTDTGYLKTESNDITSRFSEYIGKPLYSINKSVLESRTENDFVWVDEVYVEKVFPNKLVFWVNEYEPDYCIMGQNGVLYIVDNFVIDNVEDGSDCPIYIADERNREYQIGSEIVDEGTKCAWDIYQKIASSGILTTAISDPVVAVFDRNQVVVVANDNQIEIDCGVDYTYALSNLETLLVLYPEYIPKTVFRLYEDRLIITERGR, via the coding sequence ATGAAAAAAAGAAAACGATTTTTTGCCATAAAGATTCCTAGTGTTCGTACCGTATTTGTTGGATTTACCATTTTGGTGTTTGGATTCCTTCTCTATCTTTTTTATTTCAAGATTACGTTGGTTTCCTCCATCGAGGTAAAGTATTTTTCTACAGACACCGGTTATCTAAAAACCGAATCAAACGATATTACCTCGAGATTTTCTGAATATATTGGAAAGCCGTTGTATTCAATAAACAAAAGTGTACTGGAATCTCGGACCGAAAATGATTTTGTCTGGGTTGACGAAGTCTATGTCGAAAAGGTTTTTCCTAATAAGCTTGTGTTTTGGGTAAACGAATATGAGCCTGATTATTGTATAATGGGACAAAACGGTGTTCTTTACATAGTTGATAATTTTGTAATTGATAATGTAGAAGATGGCTCCGACTGTCCCATATATATTGCCGACGAAAGAAATCGTGAATACCAAATAGGTTCAGAGATTGTAGACGAAGGCACTAAGTGTGCCTGGGACATATACCAAAAGATTGCAAGTAGTGGTATATTAACGACTGCAATTTCGGATCCGGTTGTTGCCGTTTTTGACCGAAACCAGGTTGTTGTTGTGGCAAATGATAACCAGATTGAGATTGATTGTGGAGTGGACTATACTTATGCATTGAGTAATCTTGAGACTCTACTGGTTTTGTATCCCGAGTATATTCCTAAAACAGTATTTAGATTGTATGAAGACAGGCTAATAATAACCGAAAGGGGGAGATAA
- a CDS encoding NUDIX hydrolase — protein MNRPHAICPTCEFEQREGTPVVAVIVWAVGEDNNPLVLVSQRIAPADEDLLQITFPGGKFDPEADESLEACAVRELREETGINLNPDEVFEADISAVMLHNSRGRFLIHFFVKACHFSHRYLPDYCFTTSLFYCTSFRRFLCSK, from the coding sequence ATGAATAGGCCTCATGCAATCTGCCCTACTTGCGAATTTGAACAACGAGAGGGAACCCCTGTGGTTGCGGTTATAGTTTGGGCTGTAGGTGAAGATAATAACCCTCTTGTATTAGTTTCGCAACGTATAGCTCCTGCAGATGAAGACCTTTTACAAATAACCTTTCCCGGAGGCAAGTTTGACCCTGAAGCTGATGAGTCATTAGAAGCTTGCGCCGTTCGAGAGCTTAGGGAAGAGACAGGAATTAACCTTAACCCCGATGAGGTTTTTGAGGCAGATATTTCTGCGGTTATGCTACATAATTCCAGAGGTAGGTTTCTTATACATTTTTTTGTTAAAGCTTGCCACTTCTCTCATAGGTATCTTCCGGATTACTGTTTCACTACTTCACTGTTTTACTGCACAAGCTTCCGTCGATTCCTATGTTCGAAGTGA
- a CDS encoding VWA domain-containing protein, giving the protein MDKRKILKNLVSPFVGIYVFGWLGLLVVGGVLAYNFFKKPVGDPLDTTSYLLGNLFPDYVKDELLDKGEYCERVGSYDRRGGSRSDSSILGFSLFSKESKTAPVTTSLVLDSAGYSGDDSYYEMGTGENVIDSSPLSGGEIDDNKYFSDFISYVASQSHPALTDVLLSKRYEISVTDASGKAVLGQELIINGSNGVTYKLVTDADGKIYFFPALYTNVGQQSSGELATSYSITIGDKSYSFSDSDPSWNIGLTSNTDNLTDLTLDLVFVIDTTGSMGDQIDKLKETMSSISSKISVLENAPKIRYGMVIYRDVTDEYVTRVYDFTDNLEEFKINLSSIVASGGGDYPEDVNSALKDTMEQLSWSTNKNAVRVAFLVADAPPHNDYGQDYDYRIAALRSAELGIKIYPIASSGLDNTEGELIYRTVALITNARYVFITNSSGGTDYHVSDDKYTVSALDQLVVDIVGREIDSVQ; this is encoded by the coding sequence ATGGATAAGCGCAAGATTCTTAAAAACCTGGTTTCTCCTTTTGTGGGGATTTATGTCTTTGGCTGGCTTGGACTTTTGGTTGTGGGTGGGGTTTTAGCATATAATTTTTTTAAAAAACCGGTTGGTGATCCTTTGGATACCACTTCTTATCTTTTAGGAAATCTTTTTCCGGACTATGTAAAAGATGAACTATTGGACAAGGGTGAATATTGTGAACGGGTGGGATCTTATGATCGCAGGGGCGGTAGTCGCAGTGATTCTTCGATATTGGGATTTAGTTTGTTTTCTAAGGAAAGTAAAACGGCTCCGGTTACAACAAGTTTAGTCCTTGACTCGGCAGGCTATTCAGGTGACGACAGTTATTACGAAATGGGTACTGGCGAAAATGTTATTGATTCAAGTCCGCTTTCAGGCGGTGAAATTGATGATAATAAGTATTTTTCGGATTTTATTTCATACGTTGCTTCGCAGTCTCACCCTGCTTTAACCGACGTGCTACTTTCCAAGCGATATGAGATAAGTGTTACTGATGCCTCCGGAAAAGCTGTTTTGGGTCAGGAGCTTATTATTAATGGGTCAAATGGTGTTACATACAAACTAGTTACCGATGCCGATGGCAAGATCTATTTCTTCCCGGCACTATATACAAATGTGGGGCAACAAAGTAGTGGTGAGCTAGCAACTTCATATTCTATAACTATTGGTGATAAATCATATTCTTTTTCTGATTCGGATCCTTCGTGGAATATTGGACTTACAAGTAACACTGATAATTTAACAGATTTAACACTTGATTTAGTTTTCGTAATTGATACAACCGGTTCAATGGGTGATCAGATTGATAAGTTAAAGGAAACCATGAGTTCAATCTCCAGCAAGATAAGTGTTTTGGAAAATGCTCCCAAGATAAGATATGGTATGGTAATTTATAGGGACGTAACAGATGAGTATGTTACAAGGGTCTACGACTTTACCGATAATCTTGAAGAATTTAAGATTAATCTTTCTTCAATTGTGGCAAGTGGTGGCGGCGATTATCCAGAAGATGTTAACAGCGCACTCAAAGACACAATGGAACAACTTAGCTGGTCAACTAACAAAAATGCAGTTAGAGTTGCTTTTTTAGTGGCTGACGCTCCTCCTCATAATGATTATGGTCAGGACTATGACTACAGAATTGCAGCACTTAGAAGTGCAGAACTTGGTATAAAAATTTATCCTATTGCCTCAAGTGGACTTGATAATACCGAGGGCGAGCTTATTTATAGAACAGTTGCACTTATAACGAATGCTAGGTATGTGTTTATAACTAACTCAAGCGGTGGTACCGATTATCATGTTTCGGATGATAAGTATACAGTAAGCGCTCTTGATCAGTTGGTTGTTGATATTGTTGGTAGGGAAATTGATAGTGTGCAATAG
- a CDS encoding TrpR like protein, YerC/YecD has translation MCKKTNQFQITDMSGNIAKKKPQRFKKPLKELLEAFLECKNKKELYEFCFDLMTEAELRAFVGRFQAAKWLYIGFPQRKVSERTGVSIATVTRVNKFLSRPQSGYFKVITKLSSHPHT, from the coding sequence ATGTGTAAAAAAACAAATCAGTTTCAAATAACAGATATGTCCGGAAATATTGCTAAGAAAAAACCACAAAGGTTTAAAAAACCGCTCAAGGAATTGCTAGAGGCTTTTCTTGAATGCAAGAATAAAAAAGAGCTTTACGAGTTTTGCTTTGATCTGATGACCGAAGCAGAACTTCGTGCATTTGTAGGCAGATTCCAGGCTGCTAAGTGGCTTTATATTGGATTTCCCCAGAGGAAGGTTTCCGAAAGAACCGGTGTAAGTATTGCCACGGTGACTCGTGTAAACAAGTTTTTAAGTCGTCCTCAAAGCGGTTATTTCAAGGTTATAACCAAGCTTTCTTCTCATCCGCATACATAG
- the ftsA gene encoding cell division protein FtsA, whose amino-acid sequence MSKRIVAALDVGSFKSSAVIAAIDGEERIPQVVGVYTQPSTGIKKGIIVNIDEATATIANTIAAAERMAGITIPSVYININGKDIQSVNNKGVVAIAHKDIGPDDVLRAIESAKTIPISQDREILHIISREFIVDSQSGIKYPIGMSGSRLEVDTHLVTAPATGVQNLIKAVQNMGMGVDGIVFSGLASSYSVLTDTEKELGVMLLDIGAETVSIAMFIEGSIAYSGVVPLGSMHVTSDLAAGLQISFEEAERLKRGLKDLVAGKNEEIVDAEEIDNTPAINRKKSEKPSEKKSKKISTDEVDVTGLGITSIEKVSKEFCKDIVAARIEEILELVKSQVQKSKVQLAIPAGVVVTGGGAKLEGIVEHVKKVFGVTARIGKPSGLRGMTDEINDSEFATVQGLIKYALVEEVDISGGRVFGGNKGVEIIGKIRDWFKNLFPSNK is encoded by the coding sequence ATGAGTAAGAGAATAGTTGCGGCCCTAGATGTGGGGTCATTTAAGTCATCTGCTGTTATTGCTGCAATTGATGGTGAGGAGCGAATTCCTCAAGTTGTTGGAGTTTATACTCAGCCAAGTACCGGTATAAAAAAGGGTATCATTGTAAACATTGACGAAGCTACTGCGACAATTGCAAATACGATTGCTGCCGCGGAGCGTATGGCTGGAATTACAATCCCCAGTGTTTACATTAATATCAATGGAAAAGACATACAGAGTGTCAATAATAAAGGTGTTGTAGCAATTGCGCATAAAGATATCGGTCCCGATGATGTTTTGCGTGCAATAGAAAGTGCCAAAACAATACCAATTTCCCAAGACCGTGAAATTTTACACATAATCTCTCGTGAATTTATAGTAGATTCTCAAAGTGGAATAAAATATCCAATTGGAATGTCGGGTAGTAGACTTGAGGTTGATACACATCTTGTAACTGCACCTGCAACAGGAGTTCAGAACCTTATTAAAGCTGTTCAAAATATGGGTATGGGAGTTGATGGAATTGTGTTTTCCGGGCTTGCTTCATCGTATTCAGTGCTTACTGATACCGAGAAAGAACTTGGAGTAATGCTTTTGGACATTGGTGCAGAAACAGTTAGTATTGCAATGTTTATCGAAGGATCTATTGCATACAGTGGCGTGGTTCCGCTTGGTAGTATGCATGTTACAAGCGATTTAGCTGCAGGGTTACAAATATCATTCGAGGAGGCCGAGCGGCTTAAACGCGGGCTTAAGGATCTTGTAGCTGGTAAAAATGAAGAGATAGTAGATGCCGAAGAAATTGACAATACACCAGCAATTAACCGAAAAAAATCCGAGAAACCCTCCGAGAAAAAGTCAAAGAAAATTAGTACCGATGAGGTCGATGTTACCGGGCTTGGAATTACAAGTATTGAGAAAGTGTCAAAAGAATTTTGTAAAGATATTGTTGCCGCAAGAATTGAAGAGATTTTAGAACTTGTTAAATCTCAGGTACAAAAGTCAAAGGTGCAATTAGCTATTCCGGCTGGGGTTGTGGTAACGGGTGGTGGAGCAAAGCTTGAGGGTATCGTTGAGCATGTTAAAAAGGTTTTTGGCGTAACGGCAAGAATTGGTAAGCCATCGGGACTTCGTGGAATGACTGATGAAATTAACGATTCGGAATTTGCAACGGTTCAAGGACTTATTAAATATGCGTTGGTTGAAGAGGTAGATATAAGTGGAGGTAGAGTGTTTGGTGGAAATAAAGGTGTAGAAATTATCGGAAAAATAAGGGATTGGTTTAAGAATCTTTTCCCTTCGAACAAATAA
- a CDS encoding LysM peptidoglycan-binding domain-containing protein: MRKLANTILMVFFFLFLMLLNLTPVFAEDNISTKINGLPAYPRDDNPRTESIFIHELDIGEEATDGILITNYTNETKTVIVYPADKIISSDGGFGCRQYAEAREEVGSWVTMDVEELTLDPNSSAIVDFKISVPDSADVGENNGCIVIQEKNTNELEPGINLSIRKAIRLVVTVPGDLIRDLELVRMDTKIEGDLIIVKPVLKNNGTVSIDAAVELTVKDVFGNELGKISSTYTTYREQESILMFQFKQSDWGGPHYLNLKVTYDKNNFNNGSGDSDFVTLTATDTIWIMPKATVVAVCVSALCVVGSLIYYVFVYSADKRLSKDWIEYGVKPGDTISKLSEKYKVSSRLIALVNKIKPEDKLNVGKKIKVPPSK; encoded by the coding sequence ATGAGGAAGCTAGCTAATACTATTTTAATGGTATTTTTCTTTTTATTCTTAATGCTTCTTAACTTGACCCCGGTCTTTGCGGAAGACAACATAAGTACTAAAATAAATGGGCTTCCTGCATATCCTCGAGATGATAATCCCAGAACGGAGTCAATATTTATCCACGAACTGGATATTGGAGAAGAAGCAACCGACGGAATTCTCATTACAAACTATACAAATGAAACAAAGACGGTTATTGTTTATCCTGCAGATAAAATTATCTCAAGTGATGGTGGGTTTGGTTGTAGACAGTATGCAGAGGCTCGTGAGGAGGTTGGTAGTTGGGTAACAATGGATGTTGAAGAGTTAACTTTGGATCCAAATTCAAGTGCAATAGTGGACTTTAAGATTAGTGTTCCGGATTCTGCTGATGTCGGAGAGAATAACGGATGTATAGTTATTCAGGAAAAAAATACTAATGAACTTGAGCCAGGAATCAATCTTTCGATTAGAAAAGCAATAAGACTTGTTGTTACTGTTCCGGGTGATTTGATACGGGACTTGGAATTAGTAAGAATGGACACGAAGATTGAGGGTGATTTAATTATTGTGAAGCCTGTTCTCAAGAATAATGGAACAGTTTCAATTGATGCCGCCGTTGAGCTTACTGTAAAAGATGTTTTTGGCAATGAACTGGGTAAAATTTCGAGCACATATACAACATATAGGGAACAGGAATCGATCCTAATGTTCCAATTCAAACAGTCAGATTGGGGTGGACCTCATTATCTTAATTTGAAGGTTACTTATGATAAAAACAACTTTAATAATGGGTCAGGTGATTCGGATTTCGTTACACTAACTGCAACTGATACAATCTGGATTATGCCAAAGGCAACTGTAGTTGCCGTATGTGTTTCAGCCTTATGTGTAGTTGGCTCACTAATTTATTATGTTTTTGTATATTCGGCAGATAAGAGGCTTTCCAAGGATTGGATTGAATACGGCGTTAAGCCTGGTGACACAATCTCCAAACTCTCCGAGAAATACAAGGTCTCAAGTCGGCTAATTGCTCTTGTTAACAAGATTAAGCCTGAGGACAAACTAAATGTTGGTAAAAAGATAAAAGTGCCACCTAGTAAATAG
- a CDS encoding histidine--tRNA ligase, with protein MNTLSVNPPKGTYDWDPKEFAIRKYIFDTWRKVCKSFGYEEYLTPVLEDANIYRAKSGEEVGGKELMIVTDRAGRELAMRPEMTPSVTRLVAKTYESMQKPVRYFSIANFFRNQKPQRGRNREFWQLNYDIFGADSLSADVEIIQIAIEIMLALGAPKDSFKVRINNRKLIDYVLSAVPSANRQNVVRLMDKVANISREDLVSALKELNVPNVDALVDFVSGDIKNLPDCEGTTELNTVYKVLSELGFAEYVKIDTSIVRGFDYYDGTVFEVFDENPENKRSLFGGGRYNGLAVLFGKNSFPAVGCAPGDETTKLFLEGWNLVPEYDNSLDYLVTRFKETKELSDKIAAKLRKEGCTVVSYLDADSLDKQLRFADKIGAKNVVIIGEDEAKNGVYLVKDMITKTQKQIRLT; from the coding sequence ATGAATACATTATCGGTAAATCCACCCAAAGGAACATACGACTGGGATCCAAAAGAATTTGCAATTCGTAAATATATTTTTGATACCTGGCGGAAAGTTTGTAAAAGCTTTGGCTACGAAGAGTATTTAACTCCCGTTTTAGAGGATGCCAATATTTATAGAGCCAAATCCGGTGAAGAAGTAGGTGGGAAAGAGCTTATGATAGTAACCGATAGAGCTGGGCGTGAACTTGCAATGCGCCCCGAAATGACACCTTCTGTTACTCGGCTTGTTGCCAAAACCTATGAAAGCATGCAAAAGCCCGTGCGATACTTTTCCATTGCCAACTTTTTTAGAAATCAGAAGCCGCAACGTGGGCGAAATCGTGAGTTTTGGCAGCTTAACTATGATATCTTTGGGGCCGATTCGTTAAGTGCCGATGTTGAAATAATCCAGATTGCCATTGAAATAATGCTAGCACTTGGCGCCCCTAAGGATTCGTTTAAGGTTAGAATTAATAATAGAAAGCTTATAGACTATGTTTTGTCGGCTGTCCCTTCTGCTAATAGGCAAAATGTTGTTAGGCTAATGGATAAGGTGGCTAATATATCCAGGGAGGATTTGGTTTCTGCACTTAAAGAGCTTAATGTCCCAAATGTTGACGCTTTGGTAGATTTTGTCTCGGGTGATATAAAAAACCTTCCGGATTGTGAAGGAACAACAGAGCTTAATACTGTGTATAAAGTGTTATCCGAGCTTGGGTTTGCTGAATATGTAAAAATTGATACCTCTATAGTTCGTGGATTTGATTATTACGACGGCACTGTTTTTGAAGTGTTTGACGAAAATCCAGAGAATAAAAGGTCACTTTTTGGCGGGGGTAGATATAACGGACTTGCAGTACTATTTGGTAAAAATTCATTTCCTGCCGTTGGATGTGCACCAGGGGATGAGACTACAAAGTTGTTTTTAGAAGGGTGGAACCTTGTGCCGGAGTATGACAATTCCCTGGATTATCTGGTAACAAGGTTTAAAGAAACAAAGGAATTATCAGACAAAATAGCAGCAAAGCTAAGGAAAGAAGGATGTACCGTTGTATCTTATCTTGATGCCGATTCTTTAGATAAGCAGCTTCGCTTTGCTGACAAAATAGGTGCTAAAAATGTGGTGATTATAGGGGAAGACGAAGCTAAAAATGGAGTGTATTTGGTAAAAGATATGATAACCAAAACGCAAAAACAAATCAGATTAACCTAA
- a CDS encoding radical SAM protein, which yields MITEINAKTILGHHSKPDSWFGHKYTMNIYRGCEHRCIYCDSRSECYGIENFDKEIIVKKNAITLLKDELPQKRIKGTIGTGAMSDPYTYIEKDYRLTRRALELIAGYKFPLSLLTKSDMILRDIDVISEIAKTYASIAFTVTTFDDDLASKLEPGASKPSNRFAALKRLSDSGIYTGVLLMPLLPFINDTVENVVNIVKQAADCGVKYIMPSFGVTLRDRQREFFYKKLDILFPGLSNRYRQTFRESYGCGSPNAKLLYSVFNEACEKYKIEKRMRHYAPHRIAGFGQESLF from the coding sequence ATGATTACAGAAATAAATGCCAAGACTATTCTTGGCCACCATTCAAAACCCGATTCCTGGTTTGGTCATAAATACACAATGAACATCTATCGTGGATGTGAGCATCGTTGTATTTACTGTGATTCCCGAAGTGAATGTTATGGAATTGAAAATTTTGACAAGGAAATAATTGTAAAGAAAAATGCGATTACGCTGCTAAAAGATGAGCTTCCCCAAAAGCGGATTAAGGGGACAATTGGAACAGGTGCAATGAGCGATCCGTACACATATATTGAGAAGGATTATAGGTTAACGCGCCGGGCGTTGGAACTTATTGCTGGGTATAAATTCCCGCTTAGTCTTCTTACCAAAAGCGACATGATTTTGCGGGATATAGACGTAATTTCAGAAATTGCCAAAACCTATGCTTCTATTGCTTTTACAGTAACGACTTTTGACGACGATTTGGCATCAAAACTTGAACCCGGGGCAAGTAAGCCAAGTAATCGGTTTGCTGCATTAAAAAGACTTTCTGATTCTGGTATTTATACTGGTGTTTTATTAATGCCGCTTTTGCCATTTATTAACGATACCGTGGAAAACGTGGTTAATATTGTTAAACAGGCGGCTGATTGCGGGGTAAAGTATATAATGCCAAGCTTTGGGGTGACTTTAAGGGATAGGCAGCGTGAGTTTTTTTATAAAAAACTGGATATTTTATTTCCCGGGCTATCTAACAGATATCGCCAAACTTTTCGCGAGAGCTACGGATGCGGTAGCCCAAACGCAAAATTATTATACTCGGTTTTTAATGAGGCATGTGAAAAATATAAGATTGAAAAAAGGATGCGTCACTACGCACCCCACAGGATTGCCGGCTTTGGCCAAGAATCATTGTTTTAA